One window of the Rhodothermales bacterium genome contains the following:
- a CDS encoding glycoside hydrolase family 3 protein produces the protein MTKPHSLRDRIAQLIFPRIGSNMPPAVTVAEDAERIGELLDRHALGGLCLFNGDRFMTPQALAVLQSRSRFPLLVATDMERGVGQQLRGATVFPHALAYASLSPDDVEEMARISAREALAAGIHISFSPVADVASNPRNPIIATRAYGTDPETASARVAAYICGCAAEGLLSTAKHFPGHGDTETDSHDGKPVLTRDRESLDALELPPFAAAIQAGVPLVMTAHVAYPALDASGRIATASKPILQDLLRDEMGFRGAVISDSLLMAGATAGAATEGEEVARILKAGVDILLDVRSVDDVIEHLVTAAHSDAELRARVDEAFERLWTLKTGFSDRFGDSFFLDPGTAFEPRVVGCAEHQTAAAGMAARALVEYGESYRFFALKPGQKDVLCVLVRPHVTYNDPAAGTLEKAFLQAFPNGTYREILPETDEADLKQLVDAAAEHRGVVVAVIVKPAAWHKFGLQPAQHRFVREMCDRHATVLASLGSPTILSDFPGAVTSVCLFSDVAPSQQALASWLSRLQ, from the coding sequence ATGACCAAGCCCCACTCCCTTCGCGACCGGATCGCCCAACTCATTTTCCCCCGGATCGGATCCAATATGCCCCCGGCCGTCACGGTCGCCGAGGACGCTGAACGGATAGGTGAATTGCTCGACCGGCATGCCCTCGGGGGATTGTGCCTGTTCAACGGTGACCGGTTCATGACACCACAGGCCCTCGCCGTCCTGCAAAGCCGGTCCCGCTTTCCGTTGTTGGTGGCCACTGACATGGAACGGGGTGTCGGCCAGCAGCTCCGTGGTGCAACCGTCTTCCCGCATGCGCTGGCGTACGCTTCCCTGTCGCCGGACGATGTCGAGGAAATGGCCCGGATATCCGCCCGGGAAGCTCTGGCAGCCGGCATCCACATCAGTTTCTCGCCCGTCGCGGACGTGGCGTCGAATCCCCGGAACCCCATCATTGCCACCCGCGCATACGGCACCGACCCGGAAACCGCCTCGGCCCGCGTGGCCGCGTACATCTGCGGATGTGCCGCCGAGGGCCTGTTGTCCACCGCCAAACATTTCCCCGGCCACGGAGACACCGAGACAGACTCCCACGACGGCAAGCCCGTGCTGACCCGGGACCGGGAGTCGCTGGACGCGCTTGAACTCCCCCCGTTTGCGGCTGCCATCCAGGCCGGTGTGCCGCTCGTCATGACCGCCCACGTGGCCTATCCGGCCCTGGATGCGTCCGGACGGATAGCCACGGCCTCGAAACCCATCCTGCAGGACCTTCTGCGGGACGAAATGGGCTTCCGCGGCGCCGTCATCTCGGACAGCCTCTTGATGGCCGGTGCCACGGCCGGTGCGGCCACCGAAGGCGAGGAGGTGGCCCGCATCCTGAAGGCGGGCGTGGACATCCTGCTGGATGTCCGCTCCGTGGATGATGTCATTGAGCACCTCGTGACCGCTGCGCATTCGGATGCGGAGTTGCGGGCACGGGTCGACGAAGCCTTCGAACGGCTATGGACCCTGAAAACCGGATTCTCGGACCGGTTCGGGGATTCCTTTTTCCTGGACCCCGGCACGGCCTTCGAACCCCGCGTGGTCGGATGCGCCGAACACCAGACCGCGGCCGCCGGCATGGCCGCCCGGGCCCTCGTGGAATACGGGGAATCCTACCGGTTCTTTGCCCTGAAGCCCGGCCAGAAAGATGTGTTGTGCGTGCTGGTCCGGCCCCATGTCACGTACAACGACCCGGCCGCCGGGACCCTTGAAAAGGCCTTCCTGCAGGCCTTCCCGAACGGGACCTACCGGGAAATCCTGCCCGAAACGGACGAAGCCGACCTGAAACAGTTGGTGGATGCGGCCGCCGAGCACCGCGGCGTGGTCGTGGCCGTCATTGTCAAGCCCGCCGCCTGGCACAAATTCGGTTTGCAACCGGCCCAGCACCGGTTCGTGCGGG
- the nadD gene encoding nicotinate (nicotinamide) nucleotide adenylyltransferase, with protein sequence MTRLGVFGGSFDPPHRTHERVARAALDQLHLDAVLWIPAAHPPHKPDRTLTADPHRMAMIRGVIEDEPRFRLDTRELDRGGTSWTVQTLESLTAEQPDATLFLIVGSDNLAGFETWRDPDRIAELATLVVYDRPDTSASALRRSNGRPAIHLDGIQSDISSTAIRQALQAAGAGEGTDTTVSGLLRTHLHPRTLSYIRAHGLYLPE encoded by the coding sequence ATGACCCGCCTGGGCGTCTTTGGAGGAAGTTTCGATCCTCCCCACAGGACGCACGAGCGCGTTGCACGGGCCGCACTGGACCAGCTGCATCTCGACGCGGTACTGTGGATTCCGGCCGCGCACCCCCCGCACAAGCCCGACCGGACCCTGACCGCCGATCCGCATCGGATGGCCATGATCCGGGGCGTGATCGAGGACGAGCCCCGCTTCCGGCTGGATACCCGCGAGTTGGACCGGGGCGGCACGTCCTGGACCGTCCAGACCCTGGAGTCCCTGACGGCCGAACAGCCGGATGCCACCCTCTTCCTGATCGTGGGCAGCGACAACCTGGCCGGATTCGAAACCTGGAGGGATCCGGACCGCATTGCAGAACTGGCCACCCTGGTGGTCTATGACCGCCCGGATACCTCAGCTTCGGCGCTGCGGCGCTCAAACGGTCGGCCCGCCATCCACCTGGACGGCATCCAGAGCGACATATCGTCGACCGCCATCCGCCAGGCGCTGCAGGCTGCGGGAGCCGGAGAAGGGACAGACACCACCGTGTCCGGGCTGCTCCGGACCCACCTGCATCCGCGGACGCTGTCCTACATTCGCGCGCACGGGTTGTATCTTCCGGAATGA